The sequence below is a genomic window from Dehalococcoidia bacterium.
TATAATCCCATTTCTAATATTCACTACATCTTCCATGCTAATAAATGTGGTATTACTTTTATTTTTTTCACTTATGTTTTATATTTCCATATATTTCATAAGGACAAACTATAAAAAAATAATTTCAAGAGGCCTAATTATTTCATGGATAATATTTATTCCTTTTATGTTTTTCCTGCTAGCTATTGCTGGTGGTCCAAAGGTTACACTTTGGGGAGGTTTTTTTGTTAATATTATTCTTGCAATAATAGCTATATTAGCAGGGTTTCCTCTAGGGGTAATATTTGCTTTGGGTAGAGCTAGTTCCTATAGAACAATAAAGCTTGTTTCAATTGCTTTCATTGAAACATTTAGGGGCGCTCCATTGATTGCATGGCTTTTCTTTGCATGGTTTGTTCTTCCAAATTTTCTTCCAGATTTATTCTCATTAAGTGATATAAATTTAGTTATCAGAGCAATGATTGTTCTTTCATTATTTTCCAGTGCATATATAGCAGAAGTAGTTAGGGGAGGGTTGCAATCTATTCCTAAAGGACAAAAAGAAGCTGCTACAGCTCTTGGTTTAAGTACGTATTTAGAATTACTTTTTATTACCTTACCGCAGGCAATTAGAATTGTTATTCCGGCAATTGTCAGCACATTTATAGCTATTTTTAAGGATACATCCCTAGTGTTTATTTTAGGTATAACCGATCTACTAAGAATTGGTAGATTGATACCTGAGCAACAGCAAGAATTTTATGGTAAATCTATAGAAGTTTTACTTATAGTAGCACTGCTTTTCTGGTTTATTTCCATAATTCTTTCACAAATAAGTAGATCTATAGAAAGGAAGCTTAATGTTAGTCAATAGGGAGGGAAATTATGAATAAAAAAATATCTGTAGAAACTAAAGAAGTCACAAAGTTTTTTGGCTCCTTTCAGGCTCTAAAAGGAATAACTGCTGATATATATGAAGGTGAAGTAGTGGTTGTTCTTGGTCCGTCTGGATCAGGAAAATCAACATATATAAGAACTATTAATGGTTTGGAAGAGCATGATTCTGGTTTGATTAAAGTAAATGGAACAGAATTAAATAATAACTTGAAAAATATTGAAAAAATCAGGTCAGAAGTGGGTATGGTTTTTCAACAATTTAATCTTTTTCCTCATTTATCAGTACTCAGAAACATAACATTAGCACCACAAAAAGTAAAAAAACTTCCCAAGTCAGAGGCTGAAGATTTAGCAATGAGTTTATTGGAAAGAGTAGGTATTCCTGAACAAGCTATGAAATTTCCCTCACAGCTTTCTGGGGGACAACAACAAAGAGTAGCAATTGCTAGAGCTTTGGCAATTCTGCCTAAATTACTGTTATTTGATGAACCTACTTCTGCTTTAGATCCTGAAATGATAAAGGAAGTTTTGGATGTTATGACTGAGTTAGCACAATCAGGTATGACTATGATTTGTGTAACTCACGAAATGGGATTTGCTAAAGAGGTAGCTGATAGATTTCTTTTTTTTGATGAAGGTCTTATAGTAGAATCAGGAACCCCAGAACATTTTTTTGAAAATCCTCAAGAAGATCGTACTAAATTATTCTTAAGCCAAATATTATAAATTTTTCTATTGTCATTTATTTTAGAGTTATATTATTATCAAATAAAATTTTAATAATTTAACTAAGGAAATAAATATGCATGAAAAGAAAAGAATAGCCGTATTTGGAGCAGGTGGTATTGGTGGAGTTGTTGGGGGAATGCTGTCTAAAGATGGTCACGATGTAACCTTAATAGATACTTGGCATGAGCACATAACTGAGATTCAAAAAAATGGTTTAGAAGTAACAAATCAAGATGAAGTTCACAACTGTAAGCCCAATGCTATTCATCTCAACATGCTTCAAGAAACAAAAGAAAAATTTGATATTGGAATAATATCAGTAAAATCATATGATACTGAATGGGTAACTCATGCTTTAAAAAATTACGTAAAGAATGAAGGCTACTTTGTTGATTTTCAGAATGGAATAAATGACTTAAAAGTAGCAGAGATTGTTGGAAAAGAAAAAACTCTAGGATGCGTTATTTTGATTAGTGCAATGGCAACAGAACCTGGAAAAGCATGGAGAACAGATAGTAGACCAGATGTTGCGTATAAAATAGGTGAATTAAGCGGTGGGTTATCCAATAGACTGAAGGAATTTGTAGATATGATGCAAGCAGTTGGTGTTTCTGAATATACTGAAGAATTGATTTCTGAGAGATGGTCAAAATTAATGATAAATTGTATGGTTAATCCCTTGGCTGGATTAACTGGTTGGGGTACTGCTGATGTTAGGTCAAAGACTATTACTCAAGATATTGCCATAAAAGTTGCAGCTGAGGTAGTAATGGTTGCTAAATCTGAAGGATATAAATTGGGTAAGATTGTAGGATTAGAACCAGATGATTTTGTAGAAGCTGCTAAAGGTGGTAAAAAAATTGAAGAAATAAAAAGTCAAATGTTAGAACAGGCAAGGCAAGCAGGTTCATCTAGTAGACCTTCTTTTGGTCAAGATGTACTAAAAAAGAGAAGAACAGAGATTGATTATCTTACAGGTTTTGTCAGTCAAGTTGGTAAAAAAAATAATGTTTCTACACCTTTTTGCGACAAAGTTACGCAGGTTGTAAACTCACTCGGAGTTGGTTTTGAACCTTCAGAAGAAAATCTTTCAGAAATAGAAAAATTACTATAAATCAAATGCAAATTTATCCCGATAGAGAATCTAAGGTTCCGAAATATAGCTACCCAAGTATATTTTCTGATCAAATTAAGGCTTTAGAAAAAGATGAAATAATAAAAAGGCTCAATGCTAGTAGAAATATCTACAAGGACGATCCTTTTAGGCCTAATTTTCATTATGTTAATCCAGAAAACACACTTAATGATCCTAATGGTTTGTGTTTTTGGAAAGGATATTGGCACCTTTTCTATCAGGCTTATCCTCCTGAAGATACTAGACAACATTGGGGTCATGCTTATAGTAAAGATTTAGTTC
It includes:
- a CDS encoding amino acid ABC transporter permease gives rise to the protein MIAWIKENLLATKIDMLLTISGAFVIYFIGSLFFTFVFTSDWTLIEVNRKILLVGLFPEEDLWRIWTIFYISSFLISSTISFIYGFQIKTSILYIGMLIIPFLIFTTSSMLINVVLLLFFSLMFYISIYFIRTNYKKIISRGLIISWIIFIPFMFFLLAIAGGPKVTLWGGFFVNIILAIIAILAGFPLGVIFALGRASSYRTIKLVSIAFIETFRGAPLIAWLFFAWFVLPNFLPDLFSLSDINLVIRAMIVLSLFSSAYIAEVVRGGLQSIPKGQKEAATALGLSTYLELLFITLPQAIRIVIPAIVSTFIAIFKDTSLVFILGITDLLRIGRLIPEQQQEFYGKSIEVLLIVALLFWFISIILSQISRSIERKLNVSQ
- a CDS encoding amino acid ABC transporter ATP-binding protein; the protein is MNKKISVETKEVTKFFGSFQALKGITADIYEGEVVVVLGPSGSGKSTYIRTINGLEEHDSGLIKVNGTELNNNLKNIEKIRSEVGMVFQQFNLFPHLSVLRNITLAPQKVKKLPKSEAEDLAMSLLERVGIPEQAMKFPSQLSGGQQQRVAIARALAILPKLLLFDEPTSALDPEMIKEVLDVMTELAQSGMTMICVTHEMGFAKEVADRFLFFDEGLIVESGTPEHFFENPQEDRTKLFLSQIL
- a CDS encoding 2-dehydropantoate 2-reductase, encoding MHEKKRIAVFGAGGIGGVVGGMLSKDGHDVTLIDTWHEHITEIQKNGLEVTNQDEVHNCKPNAIHLNMLQETKEKFDIGIISVKSYDTEWVTHALKNYVKNEGYFVDFQNGINDLKVAEIVGKEKTLGCVILISAMATEPGKAWRTDSRPDVAYKIGELSGGLSNRLKEFVDMMQAVGVSEYTEELISERWSKLMINCMVNPLAGLTGWGTADVRSKTITQDIAIKVAAEVVMVAKSEGYKLGKIVGLEPDDFVEAAKGGKKIEEIKSQMLEQARQAGSSSRPSFGQDVLKKRRTEIDYLTGFVSQVGKKNNVSTPFCDKVTQVVNSLGVGFEPSEENLSEIEKLL